The sequence ttcacacttaatgGGTTTAGGCACACAGCCTCTTGGATACAATACAttcaaaagtcaattttacatAATATGTCCCCTTTAAAAATACAGTTGGAAGTCCTAGCTTTACCGGTTGGCTTGCAGTCAGGTACTCCACCGCATTCACTGGTGGACGGCAAGAACAGAGTACTCGACCCCACCAGCATCAGGCGCTTCCGTGGCGTATGACTCACTTCGGAAGTCTACCGTCGTGTAGATGACGCCAGATGTCTCCTAGCAGTGAAGACAAACAACGTGTTTGTTCCAtgattgtgtatgtgtgtgttttttttgtttgttttttaaggcgACAAATGTGAGTCAGTGTTGTTGTGTTCCCCTTTTAACACCTACTGTGGCGTCTTCTTTGGCTGACTCAGTTTTTCCAAACATGTCTACGATGAAAAATGCAATGGATTCATTAAGGGGAAAAACGGAACAATCTGCAAACCCTGCCTGGGTTTTTCTACTCACATAATCAACCAAAACCTTACCCAAGTGTTTGGATTTGGTCTTGCCTCTGAAGTAAAGCACTACTATCACTGAGGCAACAACAACGATGAAGCTCACAGAGATGGCGGCGAGTGCGCCAAAAGTCCAAAGAGTTCTGCTTCTACAGAGGACAGAGGACCCATCTTAATACAGAGAACGGTTCGAGAGCCATTCAAGGCACCACACAAATCTACCACTTTGTGTGATGATAAACACAGAACTGGAAAACACACAGatgcaaagggggggaaaaaagtcagTAGCTACGTACGTTGGAAGGTCACCGGTCTCCTGCCCCTCTTCAGCCCCGGTCAATTCCGGGCTCTCGGTTCTGGTCGACTGCGGGACCCAGGACGGATTATGCTGGTCAAATGAGGCACCTGACAACAATGTGAAATAGAACTCCTCAGTTCCTTAGAACAGCAAGCAGTGTAAAAATGAACTGAACTTCGTGGGTACTGATTAACGTGaagggctaccagtttgatGCACACTTCTGAAATCATACATTTCCTGAAATTACATGTATATGGTATTGTGCTGTCATGACTGTCTTTCAGTCTAGCATGATCCAGCTACTTCTTTGTTTTCTTAATGTCAGTCACTTCTTCCAATTTGTTCATGTCCATATCTGGCCTTTCAATGATAgcccatctggctccttctcctGATTGGGCTTCCGTTGCTTGAGGCATTGGGGGTCGTTTATAGTATATATTTTTGGAGGTCTGTTATTTCCTTCTGGATATTGCCCTATAGAGGCAACAGGAATAACGTGTAACTGTCTGAAGTGAAGGCTTACCGAAGACATAAAAGCGATGATCCGAGTAAATGTTGACGGGAGTGCCCAGCAGCGCACATCTGTAGTTGCCTCCATCTCCCATCCGTGCCCGAGTCACTTTGAACTCAATCCAGCTGTCTGTCTCCGTCACGCTCACCCTTCCTCTCAGGAAGTCGGCGGTGTAGCCCGTGCTGTCCAGGACAGTTTGACAGCCGCTTTGGTACACTTTGCAGCACGACTTGACGTGTCCTCTGTAAATCGGCGGGAACTCAAGTGTCAAGAACATGTCGCCAAACTCTTCCACCATCTGCAGCAATAACAATCCGGGAACATCTGCAGAACAAGGGCGATAAGTCAAGAAGCagaggacaacaacaacaaaatgcctCACCTAATAAAAGGAGCACAAACGGCAGCTTCATTTTAAGTCTCATATTGTGAGAACACTTTTGGCTTTTTCCTCTTCTCCTTTGTCCTTGCAAAGAGGAAAAGCAAGTTCTCCATTTAATTTAGCAGCACAACTACAAGGACTTCCCTTTTAGCATTTAGTCACACTTAAAGGGGACATGAGACTTTTTAAAATGTCGTATTTACTTTAAGGATAGAATAGTCCTTAGTGCCTGTACTAGAAATttcatatttgattttattgtgcGTAAAGTCAGGCtccaggcgagctaggcggtcgcctagggcgccatcttgtggagggggcgccaaattgcagaaagaaaaaaaaataaaatttaaaaaacacaaacacaaaaagccctccccacctctcgtgttttctagcataaaatgttatatagcaaatatattttaatgagttcctttttttttttattattattacttctatttcaaataaatgactgtgagttcacgaccgGGCGGCacagtagtcgagtggttagcacgtccgcttcccagttctgaggtctccggttcgagtccaggctcggaccttcctgggtggagtttgcatgttctccccgtgcctgcgtgggtcttctccgggtactccggtctcctcccacattccaaagacatgcatggcaggttaattgggcactccgaattgtccctaggtgtgcatgagtgtggatggttgttcgtctctgtgtgccctgcgattggttggcaaccagtccagggtgtcccccgcctactgcccagagccagctgagataggcgccagcagcccccgcgacccttgtgaggaataagtggtcaagaaaatggatggatggatggatggatggatggatggagttcacgacctgctgtcctggcgccctgaacctgacccactgctgccgcttacaatgaatgaaaggtagggggaggggtcgtatatcatctcagagtgtagtggcagcactttagaaagatagatagatggttggcacacttgtgttgtttatacattgacatcgacaacaatgaaaaggtccaagccttcaggTGCTGCactaagaaagcggcgaaaggaggaggaggaaaaacgggcccagggtagaggtatgtatgtcagtcaatcatcattgtttataaaataaacacaaaaatagcgttagcttcttagcttgcttgtaacttgtttactgcaccattacatccatgctagtagctactttgcacacaagagtggggcaacgcttgctgagtttaaactaaaacagccagtaagtccagatacctgcaaatggatttgcacaagtcattgtttcacataaccacattaatttattaatttattgaaaataagaattatgtgctggtttaatgtaaacatcgatatagtaaatgcattttttttttaactagatgcgctgagaaaatatttgcagccacaacaagcacctgcagaagctgtggtaaacaatccttcagtgtcatcttcaccaaaggctactgaatgtaagcgcatgaatggtgcatttaatacaaacagccataatttcttacattgtattctatcataatgcaaatggatttgttttccctgctttaacaccaaaataatttgaagtgatatattttgtttaatgtacagctgaagcaacagccagtcaagcaccaatcagcagtactttgagtgacacaaagctcgatcttctagatccaggtgactatttcagttatatcagctattgctgcatcatgtacagtgctcagcatatatgagtataccacctttgaaaaatgtaaagattttgttcaatatctccccgcaacccttgtgaggaataagcggtcaagaaaatggatggatggatggatgttcaatatctcaataaacagaagaacaatttccaaaatattgacaaaatgttttctgtagaatacgcacttgactcacaacatgaaagtaaggttgtaataggatgcatagattacaaaaaaattcactttaatcaaattaactaatgcaaaaaaaaaaaaaaaaaaaatgcaacccacaacaaaaacgacgacatctagtattttctatgatctccatgactgttatgggtagcaacatgtctgctaggcctggaattaacaagtctttttttcggggtctacttatttgtgcaatatggactctaataaataaaaaaacaaacaaacaaaaaaaaaaactcttagcagagatgcagtcatttcttacctggccaaaatccaatatgtcaagcatggaacttttatagtttttctcgaggagaaaaaaacttagagaaatctatcccaacatgtgggtagcactcagagtggccgctaccatatcagtgactgtagcatcagctgagagatgcttttccaagcttaaactaataaaaaactatttaaggtctaccatgtcacaggAACGGCTCACTagagtggcacttatcagcatcaatcaagaagtatccaggcagctatcatttgacgcaccaattgatgcctttgctgcaaggaggtcccggcgtgcactattttaagtatttgccgttatgttccgttaagttatttagtgaagtttttttgcacactattcacattatctgtgaatcaccttattgccaaagttttacaatatatcaaagtttgtatattgatacatttactattttttgtatcttacacaattattaatgtacatagtgaaaacattttgaggttttaaatactgtcatttttcaaaaattgcaataaaaagttgcattgcattgtactgttatttttcttatttatatTTGGTTGTGGAATTTGGTGTTTATtgcgtggtgtgctattaaatattatatatctcaaaattttttttgtgtgtttttttttgttttttttatgggattggggggggggggggggctaccatgtacattttcgcctagggtaccaaatcatgtagggccggccctgcGTAAAGTCGTACCTTCTGACTCACGTCATCACAGTAATAGAAGTCATACTTGGTATTGGCCCTGGAGTGCAGTGGGGTGGGGTGAGCAGTGGCTTATTTGCATGAGACAGTCACAGGAAGGCCCATTCAAAACAGGCTAAATACAGTCAAGTGTCCTTTTATTGCATATTTTGACCAAAGAATGTCAGAAAGCCTAAACATCTGGaaagtttttatttctatttcctcTTTCTATTTCTTTTATGTCACTGAATATTTTTGTACAGTGCAATACTGTACGTTGTTCTCattataaacacacacatacaaaatcTCCGTTCATTTCACTGGCCAAATCAGTTTATCAGAAATACCAACATGAATGAAAGAGAAAACCATAATtgcatagagagagagagagagagagagagagagagagagagagagagagagagagagagagagagaggggggggggggggggggttactcgAGACCACTGCAAAACAATTAGTTTCTCAGATTTTGATTCCTGACAACTGtgttaatgtttgttttaactgaTGTAATAATGACATGAACTCCATGATTGGTTGTGCTGTCTGTGCCAACACTTTGTCTGCAAATGAAGTTTATCAAATAAATATAGTGAATTTGGACATAAAGCTCAAATTCCAAatagtagcaaaaaaaaaaaaaaaaaaaaactgttcaaaCTCCTAAATGTCCAGTGTTTATTTTTGGTCTAATTACTCCCCCCCCATTTATGTCTCAAATCAATGTTAGAcatataaataaacacattttaatctAAAGAAATTTGTGTATTTGGTGCCAGCGATTAGCTTATTCGACACTTGAGAGTCaccaggagaagaaaaaaacaaaacaaaactatttacaACTTGTTatataatcaactttttggcaTCCTAAAAATGAATTAACTTAAATAaacaactcattttctccccaaaaagaaaatattcattaaCTTTGCAAATCATTCTTGGGGCAACAAAGTAGAGCTCATTTCAAAGCAGATGTACTGCATGACAAAGCAGGTAGGTGGCGCTGTAGGGCTACTCGATGGTGAAGGTGATGATGTCATAGTGGACGTCCTGCTGCACCTCCTGTAGTTGCTCCTCTGTTGCTTCCGTGTGGACCTCCTGCTCTTGCTCCTGTACCGCTTCCTGTACCTGTTCCTGTacctgttcctgttcctgttcctgttcctgttcctgttcctgctCCTGCTCCTGCTCCTGCTCCTGGGCCATCACTGCCGCATCTGCCACCGCTAGAACAGAGATATGAACGACAGAAGTCTAAAGCTAGCTGATGACTGGTTAGCTACCATTGTCACTAATCAACAAAAGTTAGAgcaatgtgtgtgttttaaatttaaCATTATATTAGCAATTACTTTtcctttggatggatggatggatggatggatggatggatggatggatggatggatggatggatggatgtttttcatCCAGATTGTTTTGTATCTAATTAAAGTGTGGCGTGCAAGTTTTCTTAAATGTTGTGAATCAAGCCTCACATCTTGGGAGTAAAACAATAAACCGTCCAATCAGACCTGTGACGGCAGAGTGGGCGGCGGCCTCCTGGTCTTGCTGTTCTGAGGTAGCAGCAGGCAGGTACTCGATTGGACTCCCAGTGCTAACTgcgatctaaaaaaaaaaaaaaagaaaaaaaaagaaaaaagaatgaatcatCTCCTGCTGTGGTGCATGTCATACTGACTTacataaaaacacggaacctcaattttttttttttttttttttaagtttaatttaaaaaaatctgccaGCCCTCATGttatttaatgtccatagagtaTGTAAATTagtggtgggaacctctggctacctcacgatacgatacgatatgcgatacaaggctcacgataacgattatctcacgatatgactatatcacgattatcgatatattgctcaggtaataaatccacaataatctacaataaaactaatcataaaataataataagataaacaaaataaatcataaatgaataaaaataaaataaataatcaatcaataaatcataaatagtaaaaataaaaaataataaaaaataattcatattataatgaaaataatataaatacaaatagaatataaatagataatataatatataactatatctaatatatataaaaataataataatacaaataaattatatatatatatatatatatatatatatatatatatatattcatttatttatgtaaaaaaacaaaaaaacaaaaacaaaactaagctGATTAGTcctcttcgcctgaagacttccatccattttcccgccactcttatgaggcgctccccctagtggctcaccaagtaattgctcaataagtcatgaacaatggagctgttatagtggctgtaaattaactacaaatatcgcgatacttgtgtagacgtatcgataatctatcgggagacaaagtatcgtgatttatcacgatatcgccacACTCCTaatgtaaatactgtatttgtttgaaatgtattttaattctATCATTGATAAGACAgtgtaatttaataaattacatGTTAAATGTcgtatgtacattttttttttataataaatcatttagttgattttgaaaccttatttattttccaataatttttttcttaatatattgcacaaatacattgaaaatatTCTTGATCAATaaatgattaatcatgattctaAATaccataaaaaacatttttattatttaatgagCAAAATCAAACATAATGACTTTCCTTTACTATTTACTTGCCTAGTTTTTGCTGATGACCATGGAAGCTCCCTACaatgtttgttatttttaaacaaaactgaaatatttgtttaaaatttaaaagatttttattttatttttaattttgacactaatattttttactgcaaatgaatatcaggggtagcacggtggatgactggttagcatgtccgcctcccagtactaagGACTCTGGGTTCCAGCCTTTctgggtttgcatgttctccccgtgcctgcatgggtcttcttcgggtatttcggtctcctcccacattccaaagacatgcatggcaggttcattgggtgctccgaattgtccttaggtgtgcttgtgagtgtggatggttgttcgtctctgtgtgccctgcgattggttggcaaccagtccagggtgtcccccgcctactacccagagccagctgagataggcgccagcaccccccgcgacccttgaggaataagcggtcaacaaaatggatggatggatggatatataaaaTACTGGGCGGCGCGGTGGATGACtgtttagcacgtccgcctcccagtactgaggactcaggttcgagtccaggctccggccttcctgggtggagtttgcatgttctccccgtgcccgcgtgggtcttctccgggtactccggtctcctcccacatcccaaagacatgcatggcaggtttattgggtgctccgaattgtccttaggtgtgcttgtgagtgtggatggttgttcgtctctgtgtgccctgcgattggctggcaaccagtccagggtgtcccccgcctactgcccagagccagctgggataggctccagcaccccccgcgacccttgtgaggagtaagtggaaaatggatggatggatgaatatcaGCTTGGTCTTGAGGATTTGCCGGTACCCTGTTACGGCATCCAGACATTTCCAATCTACTTTTACAGCTCTATAAATAGATTTGAgttgagcttaaaaaaaaaaaaaaaaaaaatacttttggcgCCCCCTATTGTTGAACAGTTGATACTGCAGTCATGCAATGACACGTTCCCTGTCATAGCTGGGAATATAAATGTAAAGGGTCCTGCCTAGGGACCCGCCCGGACGTTGGTGACTTGAATTTGAACGCTGGTCCCCCTGTATCGAAAGCCATCCAATTCCATAATTATTCAACGAAATAATTGACAGGTTGATCCATTCTGAAAAGCGTGACAGCCCTACTTGAAAATGTCAATGCTTGGAAGGCTTCATTGCATCACCTGCTGCTCCTGCACAAAGACTCCTTCTTGCTCGTACTGGATGATCTGCCCGTCTGGCATCTGAGGGGACATCAGCAGCAGATGAACCTCCCCGCCCGTCACGAGCAACCACCGTGAGGGCGCACTCACCTGGATGTGATTCCCGTCTGCCAGCACGACGTACTCCTGCGGGATGAAGTGCTGCAGCCCTTCTTGGGAGATGAAATACTGCACCTGAACACAGCGCCAAGAGGCCAATCGAAATTGAGATTAGAACATGAATGCAGAAAACACATCGTCTCAATCTTGTATATCGTGTGGATTTCCCACAATGGAGTGGGATTGACTGTACTTGTGAATGTAATTTGTGATTATGGTCGTGTCTGTCCATCCGAGTAAAACGGCTCACCTCGGTGACCTGATTGTCTCCCGTCATGAGGTGCTGGACCGTCTGTCCGTCCACGGTGGTGATCTGCTGGATGTACGTGCCCTCCTCCTGATCAATGCAAATGAGGATGTTGTAATACGATGCACAGCTtggtaggagtgtgacgatataatcGATATTGCGACACATTTGTCTCCCAGTAGATTATCAAtacacctacgcaagtatcacgatatttgtagttaatatacagccactgcaacggctccattgttcatgacttattgagcaattacttggggggccactagggggagcgcctcataagagtggcggggaaatgtacggaagtcttcaggcgaaaaaGACTCATGAGCTCACTTTTACTTGCGTaagactcagttttgcatacgttctatgaaaaatgtgtattatatcttcaattttaacattttatgttttgactttttgaagcacacaatttctgaggaacattaatattgatttcatatttaagtaatttaactttttacttttgcaaggttacacaaaaaattgtcacagtttataaaatgaaacaattgactatgtgactgactgacttgtgacatgtttaagaaagacacaaaattTGTTTACAGAAAGTGgcctctgttaagaagacatttgtatttgttaaaaaaaaatatatatatatactaaagtactcactgtgaagaaggcacaagttttaatatcgtgtttcagtgatggtaccaACAGAAACTATTgacaaaacatcagtttatgtcttgagtaattttatcgtagattattgtggatttattacctaagTCATATATCAATAATCGccgtatcgtcatatcgtgagataattgttatcgtgagccttgtatcgcatatcgtatcatatcgtgaggtacccaaagTTTTCCCACCCCTACAGCTTAGACCAAACGCTTGTTTGTGTGACCTGGTCTGTCAGAGATTGATCTTGCGCCACTATGATGTGCTCTTGACCCAAAGCCTGCAGCTGATCTGGACTGATGACTGCCTGGTGGGCTTGCAGGGCTGGAACACACGTCGGACTTTTTAGGGAACGTATGACTGAAACGTGACCGTTTTACATGTCTGCCAGTCCGTCAAGTGTGGTGACGTTTGTCAAATCTTACACTGCAGCGTGGCCAGCGCCTCCTCGTCATTGTTGACTATGATGGTCTGCTGGGACGCGGCGGCGCGGCTCTTGCGCGTGGTGGTCTTCTCCTGTTGGTGGAGACGCTCCATGTGGAACTTGAGGTGGCCGTTGCGATTGAAGCTGCAAAAAAACGTGCTCGTAAGACCACAAAAATACAGGCTAATTGCCTTTTTGTTTAAAAGAGCAGATTGCTAGCGTGGAGGTGCATGGGCACTCTCAGGCCCCTTTGAGAGCCAAGAGGCGAACGTATGCCCGTCTTGTCACTTGGAGTGACAACTTGAGCTTGAGACGTATTTTAGTCAGCAAATGCAGAAGATAGCTTGTGGAATACATCGTGTTGTTTCTGGTTTGTTTGCAGTAATGCTGCGTCACTTTACAATGCGCAtccataaaaaaattaacaaaaaggaATTCAACGTTGtgcaaaggagtcactataacacaatttagcagtaatagatATAATAGTAATGCATATATTAGTGGGGACTGGAGTtaagttgtaatttacaattaagaaaaaacaaattacaagttcacaagttactttattttcaaaattaagcagcttttaatatgaaaagaaaacgcactgagctgtcatcagtgtcaaatatgaaacactaataacatctagtggcagaaaaatgacctcaacacaattcaatgtttcataattttattttatttttacagtaacagtacatctttttaactttaaataattttatgaataaaaatgaaattactaAAAGATATAACCATGTTTGTATTaggttaaaaacatttttccacttttatgttaacattagtatgaaaaacttgaaaaaaatattttattgtacatttagaacacatAAAATGTGCCATTAATCACAAGTTAATTATTGTAGCCACACGattcattacaattaaaaaaaaaaatgtaatcaactgACAGCCTTTTTGAGAACATGTACAGGCTCTCCAAAGACCAAAATATTGAATTAAATTCaaagaaacaataaatcatcagCAACGTCAAACCAATTTATGCAAATTTATAACTGGCGCGCATCTCTCATAAAAGATGATTCCATTTCCAACTCCATACATGTAGTGCAATtccattaaacattttaaaatgtaacaatTCAATTCACTAAACAAACTGACTTTCACACTCAAATTGGTAGCCCTAAGCTTAACACCGTTGAATTGTtttttgatcatttttcttcatggggaaagtattttatttcaaGTTACCTGTCAAGGAACCTGAAATGAAACCTTGATATTTATGTGTTGAGcctgaaatattgtttttgttatagTCGCTTGCTTATTACTGCTAACTTTGGTCAAGATGCAGGACAtaccagtccagtccagtgcAAGGAAGAAACTGCGTACTTAAATCATTCATTTTATatgcagcaaaaaataaaaaatgttttgttcctACCTCTGGCTGCAAAGTCTGCAGGAAAATGGCTTTTCATTGGTGTGTGTCAGCAGGTGCCTGCGCAGGTCCTTCTTGTTCTTGGAGGCAAAGCTGCAGTTGGGGCACTTGTGAGGCCGCAAGTACGAATGCAGCTCCATGTGAACCTGAACCAAACCAACACACATTATGTAAACAATGACAGGCAATTATTTTCTGGAAATGTTCAACCTCATGGCAGGGATGCAAATTCAATCTGGTGGTTGCCATACAGCTTCCGCTGCAAATTGATTTCAATGTGCATGTTTGGATATAATCACACGACCTTCAGTACCCACCTTAACCTCTTGCCAGGAGCTTGAGATGAAGTCACAGTCGGGGCACTTGAAGGTGTTGGCATCCACGTGCGCCCGCTTGTGGTTCTCCATGTCCGAGCGTCCGTAGAAGGACTCCATGCATATGCGACAAGAGAAGCGCTTGGCGCTGACGCTTAGCAAGCTCGCTGCAGGAGGGGAGGCTGGCGCATCGCTGCTCAGCTGCGAGTCAACGGAAAAAGCCAGACTCGAAATGTGAGCCCGTCTTTGTGGAAAAGCAACGTCATGACTTGTTACCTCCACTTGTTGCAGAACACCATCAGTCAACGCGGAAGCTAGGTAGAACTTGTCACCTTTCGGACTCTGTGCCTCAGACTCCTCTGCGGCATGAACCTGATCGTTCTTCTcattgctgggaaaaaaaatggatttactCAATGGAAAATCAACTATCTACGCAAGAGGATTAGGGGCAGTgaagagaggggggaaaaaaagtttggcaggattctcactttaaagtcaaaattctcaCAATTCTCActtagaattctgactttaaagtgagaattctgacaaaagtgagaattctgactttaaagtgggaATTGTCACAATTCTCAtttaagtgagaattctgactttattctcagaattctcactttaatcacagaattctgacattaaagtgagaattaagTGAGAATTGTCACAGTGAGAATTGTGACTTTATTCTAAGAATTCTCACTGTAGTGTGAGAATTCACATTttaagaattctgagattaaaatcAGAATCACTTTTAAGCACTtttaagtgagaattctgagaataaagtgagaatcctgccaaactttgTTTCCtcccttgaaaccagtcgaaTTAACAcattcgctgccattgacgactatagacgtcaaagagcCTTTTTTTATGGATTGGCTGAGTTAAATTTGGTAGGGCATGTCTATTATGAGCagacccataaaaaaaaatatatatatatatatatatatatatatatctcacaAAGcccgaaaagacacaggaagtcattCGCAATTTCGCAATCACTCCGTCACCTGCACTCGGCGCTTTGGCCTTCTTCGGTCACCTGCTCCACCACATTGAACTCCCCTCCGTCCGTGTAGATCTGAGTGATTCCTTCCATCGCCGTCTCGTAGGCCTCCTGCAAAACGGTCTCACCGTTCTCGGACACGTGGACGGTGACCACCTTGTGGGCCTGGCCCGGTGCCGCTGACACGGCGCTCCACGTTTCCTTCTCGAGCGTTTTGACCTCCGTGCTGCCGTCTGAATTGAGCACGGCCacctggggggggggcaatCAAGTAGTCGTGTGGtaaaggatttttattttcacaagtaaGCTTGCTATTTTGGCAGTTTCACCGACTTGTAAGGAGTCTCCAACCAATTCCCGGGCATTGCTCATGT is a genomic window of Festucalex cinctus isolate MCC-2025b chromosome 2, RoL_Fcin_1.0, whole genome shotgun sequence containing:
- the LOC144014382 gene encoding uncharacterized protein LOC144014382, with product MRLKMKLPFVLLLLDVPGLLLLQMVEEFGDMFLTLEFPPIYRGHVKSCCKVYQSGCQTVLDSTGYTADFLRGRVSVTETDSWIEFKVTRARMGDGGNYRCALLGTPVNIYSDHRFYVFGASFDQHNPSWVPQSTRTESPELTGAEEGQETGDLPTSRTLWTFGALAAISVSFIVVVASVIVVLYFRGKTKSKHLDMFGKTESAKEDATETSGVIYTTVDFRSESYATEAPDAGGVEYSVLAVHQ